A part of Streptomyces sp. NBC_01210 genomic DNA contains:
- the egtC gene encoding ergothioneine biosynthesis protein EgtC, giving the protein MCRHLAFLGPALPLGQLLVEPVHGLYRQSWAPRHQRHGTVNADGFGVGWYAEDDPVPARYRRSGPIWADLSFADLARVVRSGALLAAVRDATEAGADGEAAAAPYAAGPWLFSHNGAVRGWPGSLEPLAVTLPAAELLSLEARCDSALVWALLLHRLRDGDDMGQALADTVREIAAAAPGSRLNLLLTDGETIAATAWGDTLWYLAEPGRRTVVASEPYDDDPHWREVPDRTLLAATRTDVLLTPLKEPTA; this is encoded by the coding sequence ATGTGCCGCCATCTCGCCTTCCTCGGGCCTGCGCTGCCGCTCGGGCAGCTGCTCGTCGAGCCCGTGCACGGCCTGTACCGGCAGTCGTGGGCGCCACGCCACCAGCGACACGGAACGGTCAACGCCGACGGTTTCGGGGTCGGCTGGTACGCCGAGGACGATCCCGTACCCGCCCGCTACCGGCGCTCCGGCCCCATCTGGGCCGATCTCTCCTTCGCCGACCTCGCCCGTGTGGTCCGCAGCGGGGCCCTGCTCGCCGCCGTCCGCGACGCCACCGAAGCGGGCGCGGACGGCGAGGCTGCGGCCGCACCGTACGCCGCCGGGCCGTGGCTGTTCAGTCATAACGGCGCGGTCCGCGGCTGGCCCGGCTCCCTGGAGCCGCTCGCCGTGACACTGCCCGCGGCCGAGCTGCTCTCGCTCGAGGCCCGCTGCGACTCCGCGCTGGTGTGGGCGCTGCTGCTGCACCGGCTGCGCGACGGCGACGACATGGGCCAGGCGCTGGCCGACACCGTCCGCGAGATCGCCGCGGCCGCGCCGGGGTCCCGGCTCAATCTGCTCCTCACGGACGGCGAGACGATCGCGGCGACCGCGTGGGGCGACACGCTCTGGTATCTGGCCGAGCCGGGCCGCCGCACGGTCGTGGCCTCGGAGCCGTACGACGACGATCCGCACTGGCGCGAGGTTCCCGACCGCACCCTGCTGGCCGCTACCCGCACCGATGTCCTGCTGACCCCGCTCAAGGAGCCCACCGCGTGA
- the egtB gene encoding ergothioneine biosynthesis protein EgtB, with amino-acid sequence MTEELRRRALDALTAARARTATLTSCVDDHELTAQHSPLMSPLVWDLAHIGNQEEQWLLRTVAGREALRPEIDSVYDAFEHPRALRPTLPLLAPAEARAYASDVRGRVLDVLDRTPLEGGRLVDAGFAFGMIAQHEQQHDETMLITHQLRKGPAALTAPEPPTGSTKGLPAEVLVPGGPFAMGTSTEPWALDNERPAHQRLVPAFFIDTVPVTCGAYQAFIEDGGYTERRWWAAEGWDQIRQHDIAAPLFWRREGGQWLRRRFGVTEPVPADEPVLHVSWYEADAYARWAGRRLPTEAEWEKAARHDPDAGRSRRFPWGDDDPTPSHANLGQRHLRPAPVGSYPDGESPLGVRQLIGDVWEWTSSDFLPYPGFAAFPYREYSEVFFGSAHKVLRGGSFAVDAVACRGTFRNWDLPVRRQIFSGFRTARDAAPQEGGVA; translated from the coding sequence ATGACCGAAGAACTCCGGCGGCGCGCCCTCGACGCGCTGACCGCCGCCAGAGCCCGGACGGCCACGCTCACCTCGTGCGTCGACGACCATGAACTGACCGCGCAGCACTCTCCGTTGATGTCCCCGCTGGTCTGGGACCTGGCACACATAGGCAACCAGGAGGAGCAGTGGCTGCTGCGTACGGTCGCCGGGCGTGAGGCGCTGCGGCCCGAGATCGACTCCGTCTACGACGCCTTCGAACATCCGCGGGCACTGCGACCCACGCTGCCGCTGCTGGCCCCGGCCGAGGCACGTGCGTACGCCTCCGACGTCCGCGGCAGGGTCCTGGACGTCCTCGACCGCACTCCGCTGGAAGGCGGGCGTCTCGTCGATGCCGGCTTTGCGTTCGGGATGATCGCCCAGCACGAACAGCAGCACGACGAGACCATGCTGATCACCCATCAGCTGCGGAAGGGGCCAGCCGCGCTCACCGCGCCCGAGCCGCCGACGGGCAGCACCAAGGGCCTGCCGGCCGAAGTCCTCGTCCCCGGTGGCCCGTTTGCCATGGGCACCTCCACCGAGCCATGGGCGCTGGACAATGAGCGGCCCGCGCACCAGCGTCTCGTACCGGCGTTCTTCATCGATACGGTGCCGGTGACCTGCGGCGCGTACCAGGCCTTCATCGAGGACGGCGGCTATACGGAGCGCCGCTGGTGGGCGGCCGAGGGCTGGGACCAGATCCGGCAGCACGACATCGCCGCGCCGCTGTTCTGGCGGCGTGAGGGCGGTCAGTGGCTCCGCCGCCGTTTCGGCGTGACGGAGCCGGTGCCCGCGGACGAGCCGGTGCTGCATGTGAGCTGGTACGAAGCCGACGCGTACGCCCGCTGGGCGGGACGGCGGCTGCCCACTGAGGCCGAGTGGGAGAAGGCCGCGCGGCATGATCCGGACGCCGGCCGTTCGCGCCGCTTCCCGTGGGGCGACGACGATCCCACACCGTCACACGCCAATCTCGGCCAGCGCCATCTGCGACCGGCTCCCGTCGGCAGCTATCCGGACGGTGAATCACCGCTCGGTGTACGGCAGTTGATCGGCGATGTGTGGGAGTGGACGTCGAGCGACTTCCTCCCGTATCCGGGTTTCGCCGCCTTCCCCTACCGCGAGTACTCCGAGGTCTTCTTCGGCAGCGCGCACAAGGTGCTGCGCGGCGGTTCGTTCGCCGTGGACGCGGTGGCCTGCCGCGGCACCTTCCGCAACTGGGATCTGCCGGTGCGCCGCCAGATCTTCTCCGGGTTCCGCACGGCACGGGACGCGGCTCCGCAGGAAGGCGGCGTCGCCTGA